One Capsicum annuum cultivar UCD-10X-F1 chromosome 2, UCD10Xv1.1, whole genome shotgun sequence genomic window carries:
- the LOC107859007 gene encoding subtilisin-like protease SBT2.3, translating into MDCGAIDGAAPLITRGQEFDPGYHYLINGFAVLVTPQQAFKLANRREVSNVALDFSVRTATTHTPQFLGLPLGAWAQEGGYETAGEGIVIGFIDTGIDPTHPSFSDNTPERHYPVPQHFSGICEVTRDFPSGSCNRKLVGARHFAASAITRGIFNTTQDYASPFDGDGHGTHTASVAAGNHGIPVVVAGHHFGDASGMAPRAHVAVYKALYKSFGGFAADVVAAIDQAAQDGVDIINLSITPNRRPPGVATFFNPIDMALLSAVKAGIFVVQAAGNTGPSPKSVSSFSPWIFTVGASTHDRVYSNSIVLGNNITIPGVGFAPGTDSMYTLVMASHALNDTAANDMYAGECQDASSFNQTLVQGNLLVCSYSVRFVLGLSTIKQALETSKNLSAAGVVFCMDPFVIGFQINPTPMRLPGIIIPSANDSKILLQYYNSSLDQDEVTKRITRFGAVACISGGLKANFSLSAPNVMFYSARGPDPEDSFLDDADILKPNLVAPGNLIWAAWSSGGMDSVEFEGEDFAMMSGTSMAAPHVAGLAALIKQKFPNFSTAAIGSALSTTASLYDKYGGPILAQRSYANPESNQSPATPFDMGSGFVNATAALDPGLIFDTSYSDYVSFLCGINGSAPLVLNHTGESCGASTMNGTDLNLPSITISKLNQSRTVQRTLINIAANETYVVGWSAPYGASIKVTPARFFIACGQQQVLNVVFNATTNNSSPSFGRIGLFGNQGHVVNIPLSVIVKVSYDTTNS; encoded by the exons TGATCAATGGTTTTGCTGTGCTTGTTACTCCCCAGCAG GCTTTCAAGCTTGCAAATAGGAGAGAAGTGTCAAATGTGGCTTTGGATTTCTCCGTCAGAACTGCAACCACACATACACCACAGTTCCTAGGTCTTCCTCTTGGGGCATGGGCTCAAGAGGGTGGGTATGAAACTGCTGGGGAAGGCATTGTGATTGGTTTCATTGACACTGGAATTGATCCAACGCACCCCAGCTTCTCTGATAATACACCTGAGAGGCATTATCCTGTTCCACAGCATTTTTCAGGCATTTGTGAGGTCACTCGAGATTTTCCATCTGGATCCTGCAACAGGAAGCTTGTTGGTGCCCGCCATTTTGCAGCCTCTGCTATAACCAGGGGGATATTTAACACAACTCAGGATTACGCTTCTCCTTTTGACGGTGACGGCCATGGGAC GCATACAGCTTCAGTTGCAGCAGGGAACCATGGGATCCCTGTTGTTGTAGCTGGACATCACTTTGGAGATGCTAGTGGAATGGCTCCTCGTGCACA CGTTGCAGTTTATAAGGCATTATACAAGAGCTTTGGTGGCTTTGCTGCAGATGTTGTTGCTGCTATAGACCAG GCAGCTCAGGATGGTGTGGACATTATCAATTTATCAATCACCCCAAACAGGCGTCCTCCTGGTGTTGCGACTTTCTTTAATCCTATAGACATGGCCTTGCTATCAGCGGTTAAGGCTGGTATCTTTGTAGTACAAGCAGCAGGCAATACCGGACCTTCACCTAAAAGTGTTTCTTCCTTCAGTCCATGGATCTTCACTGTTGGTGCTTCAACGCATGACAGGGTTTATAGTAACTCTATAGTGCTGGGAAACAATATCACAATACCTGGAGTTGGATTTGCAC CTGGAACAGATAGCATGTACACTCTAGTTATGGCAAGTCATGCTTTGAATGACACAGCTGCGAATGACATGTATGCGGGTGAATGCCAAGATGCCAGTAGTTTCAATCAGACTCTTGTTCAAGGGAATCTATTAGTTTGCAGCTACTCTGTCCGCTTTGTGCTTGGACTTTCCACCATCAAACAGGCCCTGGAAACTTCTAAGAACCTTAGTGCAGCTGGTGTTGTGTTCTGCATGGATCCCTTTGTCATCGGTTTTCAAATCAATCCAACTCCAATGAGATTGCCTGGCATCATAATTCCATCTGCAAATGATTCTAAG ATCTTACTTCAGTACTACAATTCTTCACTAGACCAAGATGAAGTTACTAAGAGAATTACAAGGTTTGGGGCAGTTGCATGCATTTCAGGAGGTCTTAAAGCAAATTTCAGCTTATCTGCTCCGAATGTTATGTTTTATTCTGCTCGGGGACCAGATCCAGAAGATAGTTTTCTTGATGATGCAGACATACTAAAACCGAACCTAGTTGCTCCAGGAAATCTTATATGGGCAGCTTGGAGTTCCGGTGGCATGGACTCAGTTGAGTTTGAAG GTGAAGATTTTGCAATGATGTCTGGAACCAGCATGGCTGCCCCTCATGTTGCTGGTCTGGCAGCACTTATTAAGCAGAAATTTCCTAATTTTAGTACTGCTGCTATTGGATCTGCACTTTCTACCACGGCTTCTCTATATGACAAATACGGTGGTCCCATACTGGCCCAGCGTTCATATGCTAATCCAGAGTCAAACCAGTCTCCTGCGACACCTTTTGACATGGGAAGTGGATTTGTGAATGCTACTGCCGCACTGGATCCAGGCCTTATTTTTGATACAA GCTATAGCGACTACGTGTCATTCCTCTGTGGCATAAATGGTTCGGCACCTTTGGTGCTGAATCACACTGGTGAGAGCTGTGGAGCATCTACAATGAATGGAACTGATCTGAACTTGCCTTCAATCACGATATCGAAACTGAATCAATCCAGAACAGTTCAAAGAACATTGATAAATATTGCTGCCAATGAAACATATGTTGTTGGTTGGAGTGCGCCTTATGGTGCTTCTATAAAGGTCACGCCAGCACGATTCTTTATTGCCTGTGGGCAGCAACAAGTATTGAATGTTGTCTTTAATGCCACTACGAACAACTCTTCACCAAGCTTTGGAAGAATTGGATTATTTGGAAACCAGGGTCATGTTGTAAACATTCCTTTGTCAGTCATAGTAAAAGTTTCATACGACACAACTAATAGCTGA